The Fusarium poae strain DAOMC 252244 chromosome 2, whole genome shotgun sequence nucleotide sequence ACAGATGTATGCTTCTCAATTCATTCTTATCTATGTGGCATTCCTCGGTCTCTCCGGTATTACGGAATgtacttttatttatacaTAAATCCATATCTTCCTTGCTCAAGATTCAACTCATTCCACTCACGCATTCTCCCCAGCTCAAAACCATGCGTATCTGCAATAGCCAGGTCCAGGTTTTCTCTTACAGGATGCAGCTTTTCAGGCGTTCTTTGAAGAAAGTACCAAGTTATTTGCAGAGGATATATCAGGAGCAATGCCAAGTTCGCCGTGTCTCCACCTCGTAACGCCCATTTTGAGAAGCGACATATTTCCAGTGTCAGAAACTCTATTCTAGCTGGGTCCGCGTTATAATGATCCTGCTCaggtataatattaattttcaGGCAGTTGCATGGCTGGATGAGACAAAGAAGTATGGCGTAACAAATAGCGAGAGATGCGCAGTCCATGGGGTCGTCAGGTAGTTGTGCTTGGCTGTTTTCTATAAAAGCTGGATCGAGGGTGCATATCCACGGTATATCCCGCAACCAGGCGTGTATACCGTCGATAAGAGACTGCACTCGTCGTCGGAAACCCTCTCGGGTATCAGAATGTATCGAACTGGATTTTCGAAGTGCATCATAGTCCTCAATAATGCCGGGAAACTGGGCGAACATGTCGATGAGAAGATCAAACTTTCCCGGAGTCTCGCCTCTTGGCATGCAACGAGTGCTCGCCCATTGTAGTTGTTCAAGAAAAATTCGTTTTCTTTGGTGTCCGGCCGAAAGTATCTATACAGTTTAGCCAATGTCTTCAAAATGTCCAGCCTTGAGATACATACGATGAAGTATCTTGCTACACGCCAGATGTGTCTCTCTGCTTCAGTTTCTAGGGGCTTAGGGCCTCGAGACTGCAACTAATATGCCAGTCAGTAGACTGCATAACAGACTGTTACAACACTTACCAATCTCCCTAGACCATCGTAGTGTAAGAGCCAGGCAGTGGGCTGTGAGAAAACCACATTTTCATAAACGCAAAGACACATGACGCCCATTATGGTGCCCATATCTGTACTCGCGCTATTTATCTCGGACCGAAGTTGTGTCAAAGCATAAGAGTAGAGGCGCAAGCCCTGGTTACACGCTTGTTTATCCTGGTGTATTCTCCCGAAGTACATGGCTGATAAAGCATGTATACATGATTGATGAAGTGGCGACTTGTGTTCTGTCAATAGTGCAGGAAGAATGCCTGTCACGAGTGCCGGGTCATATCGGAATGATGTTGGGGAGAGTTTTGATAAGGTATATGGAAGGAAGAGCGTTTCTTTTGGTGGTAGAAGGGTATGTATCTGCGGTTTAAGGAGTTGCGGGCTCAGATTCTTTGTACATCTTGCAGAGACGACTATGCGATTGCATTGTTTTGGCTTGGGCCGTGATGGTATAATGTTGGAGACAAAACGCGTCCCTTCATCAACAAACTTGAGTTGACTGTGATATCCCGAACAGGCAATCCCTGCATTTATGCAACGTTGACAATGAGGTTGCTGTTCGTCTGAGAATGATGGTCGAGTCAGTGGCTGTGAGATGACATGATTCCAGTTACCGGGTGGACGCACCGCACTTAACCTTGCGTTCTACGCAGGTTCCGCACCGTTTGATGCGTCTCCCGTGCCTTGCCATGTGGTGTGGAGTACCCGGACTGCAACGTAATGCAGCTAGTAGATATTTAGATCTATCCCAAGAGAGAGGTCGAGAGCTAGATTGTAGAAAACGGTTCCGGTCTGTTGTTTTGGGGGTAGAGTGATAAAATACCCTGTAAGAAAGGGTGGAAAGAGATTCATGGGACGAAGCTGACAGTCAGCACGGATCCAGTTAGTCCAATTTTCCCACCCTGGACAGGGCTTGGCTACTAAATACGAAGTAGGAGCGTTCTAGAACAGTGAGCCGCAGCAACACCACTGTCGATCTCTGGTTCAATCTAGGAGATAATACCGAGTGGACCATTGTACAAGAGCATTCATTGGCACTCTCCATCATTAGATTGATAACGACATTCTTCAATTTGATGTCTTTCTTGTTGAAACTACAACTGCCCAATCAATAACCCTGggcttaattatttattagcttaatcATCAGTAGTCGCCACCCGAGAGATCCGTTCCAGCTCTATGGGGGCCGGCTCCGAGATCCCCCCGAATCTGATGAGAGATGTAATGTCGATCATTGGCGACAGATCCAACTTTTCGGAACTGATGGTGAGGAAAAAGAAGATTATCTCGATCCTATCAGAACCTTTCTACCCAAACAATGTCAAGAACTATCTAATTGTCCCCGCCAGTCGCCCACTTACCGTCCACTGATGATAGATGTCCCCGAGTCTAAAGTCTCGCGGTGGTCCTCCTCACTACTAGAAACTCAAAACCGCGCCAGCATTGCGTTTTGAACTGCCTCGGTTGCCCTAGTCTCATAGAGCTATTCCAAAGTTTGCCTGGTGGCAGTTGGCGAAGTTCCCTCAACTGAAGTCTTGTGGCGCTGGTTGTCTGCGCGTGCATGCCATTTTGTGGCAAATTGACCTATCATTGTAATGATACACAAAGCTTAAGACTATTGATTTCAAGGGTTGTGTGTCTAGCAATGACAGGCGACAGATGAAGCTGAGACGGTACCAAAGTCTGACTGGCGTCTGGCTTCCAAGCCACCTGCAATCGACACATTCTGGAACCTCACATTGCGTTAGTCACCCAGCTGTCCAGCCTATTTTATAGGGCCGATCATCTCTGAAAATATGAAACAGAAAACACAGACAATGCGCTACATCCTCGCAACCCAGAGTACCAGCCAAACCACTACCCACCGAGTGATCATCCCTACCCAACTCTAGTCGCAGATCATCCATGATGCATTCAACGGCTGCGTACATCTTGTTTGTTTTAGGCATGGTGTCATGCATCCGAGCCACTTCGGCCCAAACCACCGTGTTCATACTGGACGAGGGAGGCAATTTCAACTGTCCGGGAGTCCTTCGCAACGGCGATGATAACGACAAGAATGCATACTGTTGTGTCGGCGGTGAACTCGATCTCAGCACCTGTCAAGGTTGGCCCATCTGCACAGGCAGTTCCTGGAAGCCGAAGCCGCTTACCTGTGCAACCACGGTACCTATCAGTGCCACGGATTACAATGCACAAATCAAGAGCGCAAGATCGAAATATCTCGAGGACGACACGCTATCAGTGACTAGCAATTCTGTGTCCTCGGCAACTATGAAGGAGAGTGGCAGCCAGCAGGCGGCTACTGCATCAGCTACTGGTGCGGCAGCTGAGTCTTCAGCAACGGGTAATGGCGCTAGTATCGTGATGCCAGGTTTGGCAGGTGGATTGATGGTTTTGTGGAATGCCCTGTAAAGAGAACTATGAAGCTGAGAGCAGATGATTGTGGCAATGGGTCGTGTGATCAAGTGGCATTGAAGTGTCATTGATGAGATATGAGTGTAATGAGACACTTCTTTCTGTCAACTTTGTCTTGGTGTCTTAACTAGTACATGCACAACCCTTGTTTCGCCTTTCTGAGAGGTCGTTGAAGCATTGTAGGCGGTTTAAACGACACTTCTTTTGGTTTGCAAATTGCTACTTAGTTACATTATGCAGCCTTCTCAAGcacatacgaccatacctATCAGAGAactcgggatcccgtccgctctcccatagataagctggtaaggggcggattagtagttgggtcggtgacgaccagcgaatccccgctgttgtatgttttttggtgtttttttTGTAGTATTTTGCCATAATCAAGGTAACCAAATCAAGTAGTGATGTTCTGATGCCAGAGATCTGTGGATGCATGGTAGCATAAAGGCGTTAATGATGTTTGGTTCAAGTCCATAATGAACATGTGCTTATATAACGGCAACTAATTACCATATTAGACTAAGTACGGAGTATATCTCACATACATGTATTTGATGCGCGTAAAAATATTTTCAAGGTTTTATGTTGTCCTCCAAAAACACTCCCAAAATTGATCGATCTAACTTCAGGGTCGAATGGGCCTGCTAGTCTCGGGTACGTTCCTACTCAAAGTCGTTGACCGCTTATTCTATCGGCGCAGGTACATCACTGCGATGCCAATAGCCTCAGCTGTTGGGTCATGACCATCACGGAAGACTTTTCTGGGTAAACTTGCGGATCCCGACTGACTACCATCGTCGACCTAAGCTAGCCCGCTAGGGATGTGTTGTGGTCAGTAAGGTAAAAATTGGCTGATCCGGGGCCAGAACCTATCAGCTAGTCCATCGTCAACGCCTGGATCTGCTTCCCAATATTCTTCCAATATTTCCAATGCTCTTTGCGTATTCAAGAGCCCCAGAGCAGTGGAGACACCTTGCAACGATGTCTTTATCCTTGGCCGGTCATTCCCAAGAGCATCACAGCCTGCAAAGAACAGAGGTGGTGTGAGTAATGTGACAGGCGTGAGGCCATCACGTAGTGTCATGCGTTCCGTAGATTCAAGAATGCGCTGGACAAGATCTTGTATGAGCGTTGATGATCTTGGTTCGTGGAACAGACGTCGGtggataagaagaagacccGTGAGTTGCCAGATCTGATTTGACAATCTATACTCTTGAACTTCAACGACGGTCAAGACTCGGTCGTGTATGGACATGACCGGGGGTGGATTAATCTGATCGCGGTTGATAATACCCTGTAGATAACTTAGCAACCACCACACCTCCGCATCATTTTCCAAGTCTTGTGGCGATCCCTCTAATGTCTCCCTTTCATTTCTGATGTGGGATAACCTGGCGATCTCTTTGAAAACGTTGAGTAGATCCTTCGTTCGCGCGAGATACATGTCGATATATACTGGCTCGTTGTCTAATTCGAAAGATGGGAGAGTCGTTGGTGATGGGACAGCGGATTTCTTAGGAGCGAGATCACTGATAGAGTGGCAAACCAGCGACTCGGTCATGTCAAACCATCGTAATAAAAACCGAAGCTCGTCAGTCGGCCTTTCCAGAAGACCTTTGTCTTGGATTCGTGAGATAAGTCCTCTAGCTCCTCTAAAATGCACACTCCACCGATCTGCATTGGGCTCACTTGCAAAGACCTCACAGACGAATAGCGCTCGAGCAGTAGCAAGAAGTGGAATGAGTTCCTGGTCTCCATCATAGTCCGAAAGCTTTTCACAGAGTGACCTGGAACTGAGGGCCTGAAAACCGGCGACAATGAGTGCTTGGGCGCTCTGTTCCTCGTTTGTTTTGCAACTGGCTAGCCGATGTGTTGCGGCAAGTGCAACGATGCCTTGGAGAAGTGGCTCGTTGAATACGGCCATGGGAAGAATGAGCTCGCATAGCTCGTTGAAAATCTTGGGGTGCGGCGCAAGAGCCCTAACGGTTCTTTCGGTGAAGTACTGAAGTCCTGATCTGTGCAAGGGGGACAAATGACCGAAGAACTCTACGGATGGTGTGAGAGGGACGAGTGGACTCTGCGGATAGAGAACCAGCTGGGAAGACTCGGATGTCTCTGGAATTGCCGATGAGGAAGTTGGTGTCCATTGCCTTCTATCGACTTCTTGTACCGGAGGTGACGCAGCCTTTTTTGGTTGATCTGATTTGGGAGTAGAAGGAGAGACATAAATGAAGTTTTTATTGTTTAAATCTGGCAGTATCAGTAAGTACCTGTTTCAATAGTCTCAAGATGATAGACTCACCTAATCTTTCAACGTTTCCCTCATTTTGGGTCAGACACTCCCCAAACGGTGAACGAGTGAAGGGTCGCCCTCCCCATCTCAACTTGACGGCGTATTCACAATTTGCGTTAGCGACGGTGCATCGCCGACAAGCGGGTCTCTCCTCGCTGCACTTCTTCTTGAAGCTCTTGCACCTTGTACATCCGACCCATGATCGACGCTGAGGGGGCATAACAGAAGGATTTGTAGAGGATAAAGACAAAAGCAGTAGGTGGTCATACTGCTTATGGATTTATGCCATCAAGCAGTTTGGTGTACCGACAGACCCGACGCGGGGAAGCTTGACGAGTTAATGATAGCTTACCTATGTACCTAGTTTAGCTTGAAGGAGGCGACTGGAGATAAGGCCGGTCAAAGGATTCCGCTAGGCCTTATTGGGAAGGATGTAGCGACTGgtcttttatttttgttgATAAGGATCTTGGTTGCTTGAATCAAACCTCATCTTCTGTTATTTCATGATACAAGTTGGAGATCAAACGGTAGAGAGAGATGATTTCATTCTCGGCGTTTGCCTTGTTTATCAGGCCTCCATAGGCAAGACCATAACCAGACTACCTAGTAGTAAACAAAACCTTTCAAAGGTTCATTCCCCATTTATCACAGCTCACATGAATCATATCTCAGCTGACCATTACACAGGCGACGCAAACATTTATATCATCATATAAACCAGAATACAATGCCAGGTGGTTGACACCCAATTTTGTCCGACTCCATAACTCCCAGCCAAAGATACAAAGAAAAATGCTCCGCTGGGGAATTCCTCTAGACTAGACGTACATGTACATCGCTGACTCCAAACTCCAGAACAAATTTATCGAGTCATCCTTATCAATG carries:
- a CDS encoding hypothetical protein (SECRETED:SignalP(1-24)), producing MMHSTAAYILFVLGMVSCIRATSAQTTVFILDEGGNFNCPGVLRNGDDNDKNAYCCVGGELDLSTCQGWPICTGSSWKPKPLTCATTVPISATDYNAQIKSARSKYLEDDTLSVTSNSVSSATMKESGSQQAATASATGAAAESSATGNGASIVMPGLAGGLMVLWNAL